In Marivirga salinae, a single window of DNA contains:
- a CDS encoding NfeD family protein, translating into MIGIIFLILAGLLLIIAELIFVPGTTFVGVIGLLLTIVGIFIVFDDYGNTAGYWTTAGTVLVTIVGIVYSFKSKSWDRFSLKSSIQSKVNDEDIFTFQVGEKGKTVSDLKPIGKAEIFGKIYEVRSKGEWIGAGQEVKITRIDSKRIFVEPIK; encoded by the coding sequence ATGATAGGTATTATATTTCTTATTCTCGCAGGTCTTTTGCTGATTATTGCTGAGTTAATTTTCGTTCCAGGTACAACTTTCGTTGGTGTGATCGGTCTATTACTCACTATTGTGGGTATTTTCATTGTATTTGATGACTATGGAAATACTGCAGGTTACTGGACTACAGCTGGAACAGTCTTGGTAACTATAGTTGGAATTGTCTACAGTTTCAAATCGAAATCATGGGACAGATTTTCCTTGAAATCTAGTATTCAAAGCAAAGTGAATGATGAAGATATTTTCACATTTCAAGTAGGTGAAAAAGGAAAAACAGTTTCTGATTTAAAACCTATTGGAAAAGCCGAAATTTTTGGCAAGATTTACGAAGTCAGAAGCAAAGGGGAATGGATAGGTGCAGGACAAGAGGTTAAAATAACCAGAATAGATTCTAAAAGAATATTTGTAGAACCAATTAAATAA
- a CDS encoding outer membrane beta-barrel protein, whose protein sequence is MKSKLLVLFILLSVQQAYSQIGTGSTLIGGSLQFQSLERFNTQELRLLPNVQYFISDNISIGGNLGFVTERNNLGQDTYTRTNTFVFGPEARYYIDLGENVHFYGAASLGFGFGGSTFIDGNDRTDTEDTSTLNFGVNPGILFTPGSKVGFNFELNLISFGRNSSTPAGANTSTVFNGFTFGTNTFTPTFGLYYIIGN, encoded by the coding sequence ATGAAAAGTAAATTATTAGTTTTATTTATCTTATTATCTGTACAACAAGCTTATTCACAAATTGGAACTGGCAGTACGCTTATTGGAGGTAGCCTTCAATTCCAAAGTTTGGAAAGATTTAATACACAAGAGTTAAGACTCTTACCCAATGTACAGTATTTCATTAGTGATAATATTTCAATTGGTGGAAATTTAGGTTTTGTTACCGAAAGAAACAATTTAGGTCAAGATACTTACACTAGAACAAATACTTTCGTTTTTGGTCCTGAAGCTAGATATTACATAGATTTGGGTGAAAATGTTCACTTCTATGGAGCAGCAAGTCTTGGATTTGGTTTTGGTGGTTCAACTTTTATAGATGGAAATGATAGAACTGATACTGAGGACACCTCTACATTAAATTTCGGGGTAAATCCTGGAATTCTTTTTACACCAGGATCAAAAGTTGGATTTAATTTCGAACTAAATTTAATCTCTTTTGGCAGAAATTCGAGTACACCAGCTGGAGCAAATACAAGTACTGTATTTAACGGATTCACTTTTGGTACAAATACGTTTACACCAACTTTTGGTCTCTACTACATAATAGGCAATTAA
- a CDS encoding glycosyltransferase: MGIKKIFFVCPYPFDEAPSQRFRFEQYLSILEKAGYKYQLAPFLNLKAWNILYKSGNSIQKLFWIMISFIKRFLLLFQLQSYEFIFIHREASPIGPPFFEWAVRFIWKKKIIYDFDDAIWLEDPSEIGSLKASMKWKSKVKSICKWSYKVSCGNEYLAQFARNFSKQVVLNPTTIDTDYHKELKNSNTRKISIGWTGTHSTLPYLKPLIPVLDKLSLEYDFELLVISNQKPDFAVNCMRFIQWDKSSEIEDLNQINIGVMPLSDDIWSQGKCGFKLLQYMAIKKPVVASPVGVNTKIINESQAGFLAETEKEWIAGISKLLANPELRNDLGNKGRSYIKDYYSVQSNKNTFLSLFG; this comes from the coding sequence ATGGGAATTAAGAAAATATTTTTTGTTTGCCCCTACCCTTTTGATGAAGCGCCTAGTCAAAGATTCAGATTTGAACAATATCTCTCCATTCTAGAAAAAGCTGGTTATAAATATCAACTAGCCCCCTTCTTAAATTTAAAAGCATGGAATATTTTATATAAATCTGGAAATAGTATTCAAAAACTATTTTGGATCATGATATCGTTCATCAAACGCTTTCTATTATTATTTCAGCTCCAATCCTATGAGTTTATATTTATCCACAGAGAAGCTAGCCCAATTGGCCCACCATTCTTTGAGTGGGCAGTTCGCTTTATTTGGAAAAAAAAGATAATCTATGATTTTGATGATGCTATTTGGTTGGAAGATCCAAGTGAAATAGGAAGCTTAAAAGCAAGTATGAAATGGAAATCTAAAGTCAAAAGCATTTGCAAATGGAGCTATAAAGTAAGTTGTGGAAATGAATATTTAGCTCAATTTGCAAGAAATTTTAGCAAACAAGTAGTGCTCAACCCAACCACAATCGATACTGATTATCACAAAGAATTAAAAAATTCAAACACCCGTAAAATTTCAATTGGCTGGACAGGGACGCATTCTACCCTACCCTATTTGAAACCTCTCATCCCTGTTTTAGATAAGCTTTCCTTGGAATATGATTTTGAACTATTGGTGATTTCCAACCAAAAGCCTGATTTTGCTGTCAATTGTATGCGTTTTATACAATGGGACAAATCAAGTGAGATTGAAGATTTGAACCAAATTAATATTGGGGTTATGCCATTAAGCGATGATATTTGGAGTCAGGGTAAATGCGGTTTTAAATTATTACAATACATGGCCATCAAAAAACCAGTAGTGGCTTCCCCTGTGGGTGTCAATACAAAGATAATAAATGAAAGCCAGGCGGGATTTTTAGCAGAAACTGAAAAAGAATGGATTGCAGGAATTAGTAAACTTTTGGCTAATCCTGAACTTAGGAATGATTTAGGGAATAAAGGGAGATCCTATATAAAAGATTATTACTCTGTTCAATCCAATAAAAACACATTTTTAAGTTTATTTGGCTGA
- a CDS encoding shikimate kinase — MRYFLLGLPGSGKSYWGKLWAENIKVLYFDLDEVIETNEGFSINEIFQNEGEEHFRNLETFYLNKLIDNYEGFILSTGGGTPCFNNNIKLMNEEGVSIFLNPPIKETAKRIWKPNGGNKRPMFSECNSLNDVELILNRLYKKRLPFYQEANKELNKWDENSLKGLK; from the coding sequence ATGCGTTATTTCCTTTTAGGTTTACCTGGTAGTGGAAAAAGTTACTGGGGAAAATTATGGGCTGAAAATATTAAAGTTCTTTATTTTGACCTAGATGAGGTTATAGAAACAAATGAAGGATTCAGCATTAACGAAATATTTCAAAATGAAGGAGAAGAACATTTTCGAAACTTAGAAACTTTCTATCTCAACAAATTAATTGATAATTACGAAGGCTTTATTCTCTCTACTGGTGGAGGAACTCCCTGCTTTAATAATAATATAAAGTTGATGAATGAAGAGGGAGTTAGCATTTTCTTAAATCCTCCTATTAAAGAAACGGCTAAAAGAATATGGAAACCCAATGGCGGGAATAAAAGACCGATGTTCTCGGAATGCAATTCTTTAAATGATGTTGAACTAATTTTAAATAGATTATACAAAAAAAGACTCCCCTTCTATCAAGAGGCTAATAAAGAATTGAATAAGTGGGATGAAAATTCACTGAAAGGATTAAAATAG
- the floA gene encoding flotillin-like protein FloA (flotillin-like protein involved in membrane lipid rafts) — protein sequence MDTSLIFIVIAGIVLFFVFLYFVPINLWITAIFSGVKVGLFELVFMRIRKVPPRIIVESMITATKAGLEVTTNELETHYLAGGNVPNVIKALISADKANITLGFKQATAIDLAGRDVFEAVQISVNPKVITTPKVAAVAADGIQLIAIARVTVRANIQQLVGGAGEDTILARVGEGIVTSIGSAASHKNVLENPDKISKLVLQRGLDAGTAFEILSIDIADVDVGANIGAKLQTDQASADLKVAEAKAEERRAMAVAEEQEMKAKAQEARAKVIEAEAQVPQAIAESFRSGNLGVMDYYRMQNIQADTDMRDSISGSDKGSSSGKKPSGGKKNDDK from the coding sequence ATGGATACATCGTTAATTTTTATTGTAATAGCAGGAATAGTCTTATTTTTCGTATTCCTGTATTTTGTACCGATCAACTTGTGGATTACTGCAATTTTCTCAGGTGTAAAAGTAGGTTTGTTCGAACTTGTTTTTATGCGAATCAGAAAAGTTCCACCACGCATAATAGTGGAATCCATGATTACCGCTACCAAAGCAGGTTTAGAAGTCACCACCAATGAACTCGAAACCCACTATCTGGCAGGTGGAAATGTCCCCAACGTGATTAAAGCATTAATTTCAGCAGATAAAGCCAACATCACATTAGGATTTAAGCAAGCTACTGCTATTGACTTAGCAGGTAGAGATGTTTTTGAAGCGGTTCAAATTTCAGTTAATCCGAAAGTAATCACTACTCCAAAAGTTGCAGCAGTTGCAGCAGATGGAATTCAGCTAATTGCTATTGCAAGAGTAACAGTAAGAGCCAACATCCAGCAATTAGTAGGTGGTGCAGGAGAAGATACAATTCTAGCAAGAGTTGGAGAGGGTATCGTAACCTCAATCGGTTCAGCTGCATCTCATAAAAATGTATTAGAAAACCCTGATAAGATTTCAAAATTAGTATTGCAGAGAGGCTTAGATGCTGGAACTGCTTTTGAGATTTTATCAATCGACATTGCAGATGTGGATGTAGGAGCAAACATTGGTGCTAAACTACAGACAGATCAAGCCTCTGCAGACTTGAAAGTTGCAGAAGCAAAAGCAGAAGAAAGAAGAGCCATGGCTGTTGCAGAAGAGCAAGAAATGAAAGCTAAAGCTCAAGAAGCTAGAGCAAAAGTAATTGAAGCTGAAGCACAAGTTCCACAAGCCATAGCAGAATCATTCAGAAGTGGTAATTTAGGAGTTATGGATTACTACAGAATGCAAAATATTCAAGCCGACACTGATATGAGAGATTCTATATCAGGAAGTGATAAAGGATCAAGCTCAGGTAAAAAACCAAGTGGCGGAAAGAAAAATGATGATAAATAA
- the proS gene encoding proline--tRNA ligase — MAKVLPKRSDDYSLWYNELVKKADLAENSAVRGCMIIKPYGFSIWEKMQRELDDMFKETGHQNAYFPLFIPKSYLSKEADHVEGFAKECAVVTHYRLKNDENGKGIVVDPDAKLEEELIVRPTSETIIWNTYRNWVQSYRDLPLLINQWANVVRWEMRTRLFLRTAEFLWQEGHTAHATKQEAIEETETMINIYAEFAEEFMALPVIKGLKSESERFAGALETYCIEGLMQDGKALQAGTSHFLGQNFAKAFDVKFATKEGKQEYVWGTSWGVSTRLMGALVMAHSDDEGLVLPPRLAPIQVVIVPIYKTDEDQQKIAEVAENLKKSLKKKRITVKFDDRDTHKPGFKFAEWELKGVPLRIAIGPRDLENGTVELARRDTKEKQTVNIEGIESVIEDTLELIQDNIYKKAKDFRTENTFKVDTYEDFKSQLEKTGGFISAHWDGTSETEDKIKEETKATIRCIPLDAEEESGKCIYSGKPSNKRVLFAKAY, encoded by the coding sequence ATGGCAAAAGTATTACCAAAGAGAAGTGATGATTACTCACTATGGTACAATGAATTAGTAAAAAAAGCGGATTTAGCAGAGAACTCCGCAGTTAGAGGCTGCATGATCATTAAACCATATGGCTTTTCCATTTGGGAGAAAATGCAGCGAGAATTAGATGATATGTTTAAAGAAACAGGTCATCAGAATGCTTATTTCCCATTATTCATACCAAAATCATATTTAAGCAAAGAAGCTGACCATGTGGAAGGATTCGCTAAAGAGTGCGCAGTAGTTACTCATTATCGATTGAAAAATGATGAGAATGGAAAAGGAATTGTGGTTGATCCAGATGCTAAATTGGAAGAAGAACTTATAGTGAGACCTACTTCTGAAACTATTATATGGAATACATATAGAAATTGGGTGCAATCATATCGTGATCTGCCATTATTGATCAATCAATGGGCTAATGTAGTGCGCTGGGAAATGAGAACGCGTTTATTTTTAAGAACAGCGGAATTCTTATGGCAAGAAGGGCATACCGCTCATGCTACAAAACAAGAGGCCATAGAAGAAACTGAGACCATGATTAATATATATGCGGAATTTGCTGAAGAATTCATGGCTCTACCAGTTATTAAAGGCTTGAAATCTGAAAGTGAAAGATTTGCAGGTGCATTGGAAACCTATTGTATTGAAGGTTTAATGCAAGATGGGAAAGCTTTACAAGCTGGAACTTCTCACTTTTTAGGGCAGAATTTTGCAAAAGCTTTTGATGTGAAATTTGCCACAAAAGAAGGAAAGCAAGAATACGTTTGGGGAACTTCATGGGGTGTAAGCACCAGATTGATGGGCGCATTAGTGATGGCGCATTCTGATGATGAGGGCTTAGTATTACCTCCGCGCTTAGCGCCTATTCAGGTTGTAATTGTCCCTATTTATAAGACTGATGAAGACCAACAGAAAATTGCTGAAGTAGCTGAAAACCTTAAAAAATCATTAAAAAAGAAAAGGATTACTGTAAAATTTGATGATAGGGATACTCATAAGCCTGGATTTAAATTTGCAGAATGGGAATTAAAAGGAGTTCCATTGAGAATTGCTATTGGCCCTAGAGATTTAGAAAACGGAACAGTAGAATTAGCTCGAAGAGATACTAAAGAAAAGCAGACTGTAAATATTGAGGGAATTGAATCTGTAATTGAGGATACATTAGAATTAATTCAAGATAACATCTACAAAAAAGCTAAAGACTTCAGAACTGAAAACACTTTCAAAGTCGATACTTATGAAGATTTCAAGTCTCAACTAGAGAAAACAGGAGGTTTTATTAGTGCTCATTGGGATGGAACATCTGAAACAGAGGATAAAATAAAAGAGGAAACTAAAGCAACTATCCGTTGTATTCCTCTGGATGCCGAAGAAGAAAGCGGAAAATGTATTTATTCTGGTAAACCGTCAAATAAAAGAGTGCTTTTTGCAAAAGCTTACTGA
- a CDS encoding OmpP1/FadL family transporter, translated as MKTLKYSFIIFLATLCSYNTIAQISPYTADAVRYSQTDGGGTARFVALGGANVSLGGDISSISGNPAGLGFYNRSSWAISPVLRIGDFNAEYQGESSQNMGGNIQVPNMGMVFHNRFEEYAGSKWVSGTFGIAINQKQSYYNNINYSGEVNPDPNTGIPNDFMEYMLSPFTNQDGELKLYQSEDEYTQDFLSNPYSDLASYIDLLVIFDVEDGDGNLLGYEVDRYDFNELSSASQRENINTYSGLTTLDLSYGANYNDKLFLGAGLNIHFLNFRQEKTFTETPANSILNQYEIDEETIISGAGLGLTLGAIYKPINMVNIGVSYSTPTIMTMNETQDIRMQAFFVDGSQPERELLNEVPAYSFMIPQKVSAGATFFLSKYGFATTDIEYVDYESARFNSSNGAFGGDTPEVGRDLKSTFNIRTGLEGRLGIFRARVGYAYYDNPYNTGFQQGRDAISGGIGILKNGFTTDITYSLSRFNNPNYSPYGGGSVVESSSNISNFRLTLGRNF; from the coding sequence ATGAAAACGCTCAAATATTCCTTCATAATATTTCTTGCTACTCTATGCTCTTATAATACAATAGCTCAAATTTCTCCTTATACTGCTGATGCTGTAAGATATAGTCAGACGGACGGAGGAGGAACAGCTAGATTTGTCGCATTAGGAGGAGCCAATGTTTCTCTAGGTGGTGATATTTCTTCAATATCAGGAAATCCAGCTGGCTTAGGTTTTTATAATAGGTCTTCTTGGGCTATTTCTCCTGTTTTGAGGATAGGTGATTTCAATGCAGAGTACCAAGGGGAAAGCTCTCAGAACATGGGAGGAAATATTCAAGTTCCGAACATGGGAATGGTTTTTCATAATAGATTTGAAGAATATGCTGGATCAAAATGGGTTTCAGGAACTTTTGGAATTGCAATAAATCAAAAGCAAAGTTATTATAATAATATTAATTATAGTGGAGAAGTTAATCCTGATCCTAATACAGGGATTCCAAATGATTTTATGGAATATATGCTTTCTCCATTTACTAATCAAGATGGAGAATTGAAGTTATATCAGTCTGAAGATGAATATACTCAAGATTTTCTTTCTAATCCTTATAGTGATTTAGCTAGTTATATTGATTTACTTGTAATTTTTGATGTAGAAGATGGAGATGGAAATCTCCTAGGGTATGAAGTTGATAGATATGATTTTAACGAATTAAGTAGCGCATCACAAAGAGAAAATATTAATACTTACAGCGGCCTAACAACTTTGGATTTATCCTACGGGGCTAATTATAATGATAAATTATTTCTTGGTGCAGGTCTTAATATACATTTCCTTAATTTCAGACAAGAGAAAACATTTACTGAAACGCCAGCCAATTCAATACTTAACCAATATGAAATAGATGAAGAAACCATTATTTCAGGTGCAGGACTGGGATTAACCTTAGGTGCAATTTATAAGCCAATTAATATGGTCAATATAGGTGTTTCATATTCTACTCCGACTATAATGACAATGAATGAAACACAAGATATTAGAATGCAGGCATTTTTTGTTGATGGTAGTCAGCCTGAAAGAGAATTATTGAATGAGGTTCCTGCTTATAGTTTTATGATACCACAAAAGGTGTCGGCTGGTGCAACCTTTTTCTTGTCTAAATATGGTTTCGCTACAACGGATATAGAATACGTTGATTATGAATCTGCTCGATTTAACAGTAGTAACGGTGCCTTTGGAGGTGATACGCCTGAAGTTGGGAGAGATCTTAAAAGCACTTTTAATATTCGTACAGGTTTAGAAGGTAGATTAGGTATTTTTAGAGCTAGGGTTGGTTATGCATATTATGATAATCCTTATAATACTGGTTTTCAACAAGGTAGAGATGCTATCAGTGGAGGAATAGGTATTTTGAAAAATGGATTTACAACAGATATAACTTATAGTTTAAGTCGATTTAATAATCCTAATTATTCACCATATGGAGGAGGGAGTGTTGTAGAATCTTCTTCTAACATCTCAAATTTTAGGCTTACTTTAGGGAGGAACTTTTAA
- a CDS encoding sensor histidine kinase, whose translation MIQNFQKDLKENLKRYVSVDNKMEANFEAFKEFFENGYDPMFIIDLGSNQFLNVNQQFVKKHSEFQNALALFEVSIEETFFIEGVQFEQNDKVFLFNPIFRNEGKALIQILELTPHVNSHKLYSELTSDHFFEELLINKDLLNKLPSGIVHTNRNFESLWYNEKFNSLFGREIEKNFNFIDAIYVKNISQFWDKIAKLNEEGGQVSFSFVIHNVKQSDEIFINATAFPVGHRHSLEEGFIFILEDKTENLNFSEEITKQNLALNQINHELDKFLYSVSHNIRGPIASLEGLLKVIEISDVQTVNELKYHLRLNLRLLNSFVSDISNVATNIHTHVNFEKVNLRDVIEQMVLFVNDIYDLDPKIHFEIPTTYTIKTDADRLGIIIKCLLKNCFQYRDTRKEQLEIQIKVTQNEDFHLIEITDNGIGISEKVKPYIFDMFYRGTELSSGNGMGLYNSREILKKLGGTMNIESNQREWTKAKIYLPVNV comes from the coding sequence ATGATTCAAAATTTTCAAAAAGACTTGAAGGAAAATCTAAAAAGATATGTATCCGTTGATAATAAGATGGAAGCGAACTTTGAAGCTTTTAAAGAATTTTTTGAGAATGGATATGATCCTATGTTCATTATTGACTTGGGATCAAATCAATTTCTTAATGTAAATCAGCAATTTGTAAAAAAACATTCAGAATTCCAGAATGCATTGGCATTATTTGAAGTTAGCATTGAAGAGACTTTCTTTATCGAAGGCGTACAGTTTGAGCAGAATGATAAAGTCTTTCTATTTAATCCTATTTTTCGTAATGAAGGAAAAGCCTTGATTCAAATATTAGAATTAACGCCACACGTAAATTCCCATAAACTATATAGTGAATTAACCAGCGATCATTTTTTTGAAGAATTATTAATTAATAAAGATTTATTAAATAAACTACCAAGTGGGATAGTACACACTAATAGAAATTTTGAATCACTTTGGTATAATGAAAAATTCAATTCCTTATTTGGTCGAGAGATTGAAAAGAATTTTAATTTTATTGATGCGATTTATGTGAAAAATATTTCTCAATTCTGGGATAAAATTGCAAAATTGAATGAAGAGGGCGGGCAAGTTTCATTTTCATTTGTAATTCATAATGTAAAGCAGTCTGATGAAATTTTTATTAATGCTACTGCCTTTCCTGTAGGCCATAGACATAGTTTGGAAGAAGGGTTTATCTTTATTTTAGAAGATAAAACTGAAAATTTGAATTTCTCTGAGGAAATAACAAAACAAAATTTGGCTTTAAATCAAATCAATCATGAGTTAGATAAATTTCTTTATAGCGTCTCACATAACATTAGAGGACCAATTGCATCTTTAGAAGGCTTGTTAAAAGTGATAGAAATTTCTGATGTGCAAACTGTAAATGAATTAAAATATCACTTAAGATTAAATTTGAGGCTGTTAAATAGTTTTGTAAGTGATATTAGTAATGTTGCCACTAATATCCATACCCATGTTAATTTTGAAAAGGTAAACCTGCGAGATGTTATTGAGCAAATGGTATTGTTTGTAAATGATATTTACGATTTAGATCCAAAAATTCATTTTGAAATACCCACAACTTATACTATTAAAACTGATGCGGACCGCTTAGGAATTATCATAAAATGTTTGCTTAAAAATTGTTTTCAATACAGAGATACTCGAAAGGAGCAACTTGAAATTCAAATTAAGGTGACCCAAAATGAGGACTTCCATTTGATTGAAATAACAGATAATGGAATTGGCATTTCTGAAAAGGTAAAGCCTTATATTTTTGATATGTTTTATAGAGGAACTGAACTATCAAGCGGAAATGGCATGGGACTCTACAATAGTCGTGAGATTTTGAAGAAGCTAGGAGGTACTATGAATATTGAAAGCAACCAAAGGGAATGGACTAAGGCAAAGATATATTTGCCAGTGAATGTTTGA
- a CDS encoding DUF6588 family protein, translating to MKRIFTIILTIFAIIANNNLNAQNQNFENVLNGGTADANLYLKEFMNPVAYSIGNGLANGWYNTAKPHKTLGFDLSFNVNLATIPDVAKSFEFLESDYSTLQIDGPATSASLPTFAGGETTTELLINGTTQTIVAPSGIEEQLGDYPGPLAIPTPTIQLGIGIIKNTDLIIRYTPEITAGDFSFQSFGFGVKHDFKQWIPGMKLLPFDLSALAGYNNISTTYQIDETAGQFAEFNASATTVQAIISKKLLFFTPYAGVGVNIVRSNFALNGTYVVEENGETIELTDPLGFDFDGSGGPRFTVGFRLKFLWALALNVDYTIQKYNTLSVGFGINVR from the coding sequence ATGAAAAGAATATTTACTATAATTTTAACGATTTTCGCAATTATTGCGAATAATAATCTTAATGCTCAAAATCAAAATTTTGAAAACGTACTAAACGGGGGTACAGCTGATGCCAATCTATATCTAAAAGAATTCATGAATCCAGTTGCTTATTCAATTGGGAATGGCCTTGCAAATGGATGGTATAATACAGCAAAGCCCCATAAGACTTTGGGCTTTGATTTAAGCTTTAATGTCAACTTGGCGACCATTCCAGATGTAGCTAAATCTTTTGAATTTTTAGAATCAGATTATTCAACTCTTCAAATAGATGGCCCAGCCACAAGTGCGTCTTTACCTACTTTTGCCGGAGGAGAGACAACAACAGAATTATTAATAAACGGTACTACTCAAACAATTGTGGCACCTTCGGGTATTGAAGAGCAACTAGGAGACTATCCCGGCCCACTAGCTATTCCAACACCAACAATCCAATTAGGGATTGGTATCATAAAAAACACTGACCTTATTATCCGATATACACCCGAAATAACGGCTGGAGATTTCAGTTTCCAATCATTTGGTTTTGGTGTAAAGCACGATTTCAAACAATGGATTCCAGGTATGAAATTATTACCTTTTGATTTATCAGCTTTAGCTGGGTATAATAATATATCTACCACTTATCAAATAGATGAGACTGCAGGTCAGTTTGCAGAATTTAATGCAAGCGCAACAACAGTTCAGGCAATAATATCGAAAAAACTATTGTTTTTCACCCCTTATGCGGGTGTTGGAGTGAACATTGTAAGATCAAATTTTGCATTAAATGGCACTTATGTAGTTGAGGAAAACGGAGAGACCATTGAATTGACAGATCCACTAGGTTTTGATTTTGATGGTAGTGGTGGACCAAGATTTACAGTTGGTTTTAGATTAAAATTTCTTTGGGCACTAGCTCTAAATGTTGATTACACTATACAAAAGTACAATACTTTATCTGTTGGATTTGGTATAAATGTTCGTTAA
- a CDS encoding PhzF family phenazine biosynthesis protein: MANTIKFQLIDVFTSEPFGGNPLAIFDNADDLSAEQMLKIAKELNLSESVFLHKASEEADVKMRIFTPGMELPTAGHPTIGTAYYLLKEKGISPKKENELLLEQNIGNLKVQYEKNGNEISKILMEQPLPKFEQTFKDKKLVASLLSIEEDEIEEDFPCRIVNCGNPFLMVPVRTLASVQKLKLNNELFSEILDEIFITGVMAFTMETQNQEHITHSRMFAPHIGVAEDPATGSAHGPLACYLHNYNMVDLSKLSIGEQGYELGRPSQVKMKIVQEDGRISKVMVGGSCVQMGSGEIRIPE; encoded by the coding sequence ATGGCAAATACAATTAAATTTCAATTGATAGATGTGTTTACTTCAGAACCTTTTGGTGGTAATCCATTAGCTATTTTTGATAATGCGGATGACTTATCTGCTGAACAAATGCTTAAAATCGCAAAAGAATTAAACCTGTCAGAATCAGTATTTTTACATAAAGCTAGTGAAGAAGCTGATGTCAAAATGAGGATTTTTACTCCAGGAATGGAATTGCCAACAGCAGGACATCCAACTATAGGAACTGCATACTATCTTTTGAAAGAGAAAGGAATTAGCCCTAAAAAGGAAAATGAATTGCTCTTAGAACAAAATATTGGAAATCTGAAAGTACAATATGAAAAGAATGGAAATGAAATTTCTAAAATTCTGATGGAGCAACCCCTTCCCAAATTTGAACAGACTTTTAAGGATAAAAAACTAGTTGCGTCACTTTTATCGATAGAAGAAGATGAAATTGAGGAAGATTTCCCTTGTAGGATAGTGAATTGTGGGAATCCCTTTTTAATGGTGCCAGTCAGAACTTTAGCATCCGTTCAAAAGCTTAAATTAAATAATGAATTATTTAGTGAAATATTGGATGAAATATTTATCACAGGAGTTATGGCTTTTACCATGGAAACTCAAAACCAAGAGCATATAACACATAGTAGAATGTTTGCCCCTCATATTGGAGTGGCAGAAGATCCTGCAACGGGTAGTGCACATGGGCCATTAGCGTGTTATTTACATAATTACAATATGGTTGATTTAAGTAAGCTATCAATTGGCGAACAAGGTTATGAATTAGGACGGCCCAGTCAAGTGAAAATGAAAATTGTGCAAGAAGACGGAAGAATCTCTAAAGTAATGGTCGGTGGTTCTTGTGTTCAAATGGGAAGTGGAGAAATCAGGATACCAGAATAA